A region of Moorena producens PAL-8-15-08-1 DNA encodes the following proteins:
- a CDS encoding DUF533 domain-containing protein translates to MTTATTDMDPIRATIAKWYLKEIWGWDLDKMAQVEELSNSIQLETMLKSLLIAANGDGELSEAERKWVIGRGATAGASESLLKELETYPANQDISEVVTSTPVTSKGRRAIIYIAIKAAASDAEYAEGEKATIRKMAKAIDISEEVVKEIEDLCLEEERIKQKRISLCLPEGDPYN, encoded by the coding sequence ATGACAACAGCTACAACAGATATGGATCCGATACGGGCAACCATAGCCAAGTGGTATTTGAAGGAAATTTGGGGCTGGGATCTCGATAAAATGGCTCAAGTCGAAGAGCTATCCAACTCTATACAGCTCGAGACCATGCTAAAGTCCCTTCTTATTGCTGCAAATGGCGATGGAGAACTCTCAGAAGCGGAGAGAAAGTGGGTGATTGGACGGGGAGCAACCGCTGGAGCATCAGAATCCTTATTGAAGGAGCTAGAAACCTATCCCGCCAACCAAGACATCTCGGAAGTCGTGACCAGTACCCCAGTCACCAGCAAGGGTCGTAGAGCAATAATTTACATTGCCATCAAGGCGGCTGCTTCGGATGCAGAATATGCGGAAGGGGAAAAGGCAACCATCCGCAAGATGGCTAAAGCCATCGACATCTCCGAAGAAGTTGTTAAGGAAATTGAAGACCTCTGTCTGGAAGAAGAGCGCATCAAGCAGAAGCGTATTTCCCTCTGTTTGCCTGAGGGTGACCCCTATAATTAA